The proteins below come from a single Dehalococcoidia bacterium genomic window:
- a CDS encoding Glu/Leu/Phe/Val dehydrogenase — protein sequence MAKINPFEVARQQIDACADILKLEPHVREMLKTPMRELHFTMPIRMDDGKIKIFQGFRVQYNDARGPAKGGIRFHPEETIDTVRALASWMTWKCSLLDLPLGGGKGGIICNVKEMSPAELERLSRAYAQCVWKFIGPEQDVPAPDVYTTPQIMAWMMDEYSKIVGKNQFGTITGKPLCISGSKGRGDATARGGMFTLKEAAKVCKIDLSKATVAVQGYGNAGSFAHSLSQELFGCKVVAVSDSKGGIFNAKGLDPQAVSKHKAKTGSVVNFPGAKNISNAELLELEVDVLLPSALENVITEKNAGNLKAKIIGELANGPTTPEADAIIYKKGIHVIPDFLCNAGGVTVSYFEMVQNFYMFSWDEDEVREKLEKRMISAYNSVLATSKKYKINMRQAAYVVAVERVVEAMKLRGWV from the coding sequence ATGGCAAAGATAAACCCGTTTGAAGTAGCGCGACAGCAGATAGACGCGTGCGCGGATATCCTGAAGCTGGAGCCCCATGTGCGCGAGATGCTGAAGACCCCGATGCGCGAGCTGCATTTCACCATGCCGATACGCATGGATGACGGCAAGATAAAGATATTCCAGGGCTTCAGGGTGCAGTACAACGACGCCAGGGGCCCGGCAAAGGGCGGCATCCGCTTCCACCCCGAGGAGACCATCGATACGGTGCGCGCGCTGGCCTCATGGATGACCTGGAAGTGCTCCCTGCTGGACCTTCCGCTGGGCGGCGGCAAGGGCGGCATAATCTGCAACGTCAAAGAGATGTCCCCGGCCGAGCTCGAGCGCCTGAGCAGGGCCTATGCGCAGTGCGTCTGGAAATTCATCGGACCGGAGCAGGACGTCCCAGCCCCCGATGTCTACACCACCCCGCAGATAATGGCCTGGATGATGGATGAGTATTCCAAGATAGTCGGCAAGAACCAGTTCGGCACCATCACCGGCAAGCCCCTTTGCATCAGCGGCTCCAAGGGGCGCGGCGACGCGACGGCCCGTGGAGGGATGTTCACACTTAAGGAGGCGGCCAAGGTCTGCAAGATCGATTTGAGCAAGGCTACCGTGGCCGTGCAGGGATACGGCAATGCCGGCTCCTTCGCCCACAGCCTGAGCCAGGAGCTTTTCGGCTGCAAGGTCGTCGCCGTCAGCGACAGCAAGGGCGGCATCTTCAACGCCAAAGGGCTTGACCCGCAGGCCGTCAGCAAGCACAAGGCTAAGACGGGCTCGGTTGTCAATTTCCCGGGCGCCAAGAATATCTCCAACGCTGAGCTACTGGAGCTTGAGGTCGACGTGCTGCTGCCGAGCGCGCTGGAAAATGTCATTACGGAGAAGAACGCCGGCAATCTCAAGGCGAAGATAATCGGAGAACTGGCCAACGGGCCGACAACGCCCGAGGCCGACGCCATCATCTACAAGAAAGGCATCCACGTAATACCCGATTTCCTGTGCAACGCCGGCGGCGTGACCGTCTCTTACTTCGAGATGGTGCAGAACTTCTACATGTTCAGCTGGGATGAGGACGAAGTGCGCGAGAAGCTGGAGAAGCGGATGATCAGCGCTTACAACTCGGTGCTGGCTACCTCCAAGAAATACAAGATAAACATGCGCCAGGCGGCCTATGTGGTTGCCGTAGAGCGCGTGGTCGAGGCCATGAAGCTTCGCGGCTGGGTCTAA
- a CDS encoding GNAT family N-acetyltransferase, whose product MTITLPENLPRIETERLLLRPFALDDAPVVQELAGDYDIAANVRMIPHPYPDHMAEDWIDSHRDKLEHGEIHLAITLRDEGTLIGSIGLIVNRDDENAELGYWIGKPYWNKGYCTEAARALVKYGFGKLNLHRIHSFYMTKNPASGRVMQKLGMKYEGTLRKCIKKWDVFEDVNVYSILISEYSG is encoded by the coding sequence ATGACGATTACACTGCCGGAAAATCTCCCCCGCATCGAGACCGAACGCCTGCTGCTCAGGCCGTTCGCGCTTGACGACGCGCCCGTAGTGCAGGAGCTCGCCGGCGATTACGACATAGCTGCCAATGTGAGAATGATACCGCACCCCTACCCGGACCATATGGCCGAGGACTGGATAGACTCGCACCGGGACAAGCTGGAGCACGGCGAGATTCACCTGGCGATAACGCTGCGGGACGAGGGAACGCTAATAGGTTCAATAGGCCTTATAGTTAACCGCGACGACGAGAACGCGGAGCTGGGATACTGGATAGGCAAGCCCTACTGGAACAAAGGCTACTGCACCGAGGCGGCGCGGGCTTTAGTCAAATACGGATTCGGCAAGCTGAATCTGCACCGCATCCACTCTTTCTATATGACCAAGAATCCGGCTTCGGGGCGCGTCATGCAGAAGCTGGGGATGAAGTACGAGGGGACGCTGCGCAAGTGCATCAAGAAGTGGGATGTCTTTGAGGATGTGAACGTCTACTCGATACTGATAAGCGAGTACTCAGGTTGA